AACGAGCTCCTCCTCGTCGGAAAAGCGAGCGGAAATCTCAAGAAAAGTTTTTTCTTGAGCAAGGAAGGCATCAAGAATCAGTGGGTCGAAATGTGTCCCTCGGCCTTCAACCATAATGGCGCGTGATTTTGTGTGGTTGAAGGCGGGCCTGTAGCATCNNNNNNNNNNNNNNNNNNNNNNNNNNNNNNNNNNNNNNNNNNNNNNNNNNNNNNNNNNNNNNNNNNNNNNNNNNNNNNNNNNNNNNNNNNNNGGGTATCCTGTCCTGTCCCATTTTTCGTGGTGTGTAGCGGCGATCTCTCGGGCAAGCTCAAGAAAATTGTCCCCCTCAATCTTCCTGGCCGTTCGTGCAAGAACCTTTTCACCAAATAATGTGTGCTTTTTAATTTGCTCAAACTCTTCGGTGGTTAAATTGCCAGGCTTTGTGAGGATGACGTCGGGCACACCGACTTTTCCAATATCATGAAGAGGTGCGGAGTAAACGAGGAGCTTGATATACATATCATCTAGCATCTCAGTGTATATATTGTTGTCTCTGAGATGTTCGGCCAGAGCCTTAACGAAGTGCTGAGTGCGCTGTAGGTGAGCCCCTGTTTCTGGATCACGTGTCTCGGCAACAGTTGCCATGGATTCTAATGTAAGTCGCTGCGCTTTGGCCAGGCGCTGAAACCAGATATAGGCTCGCCGTTTTTCTGTGGCATAGCGTAGCAGGGAAAACAGAGCAAAGAGCACAATTTTGGTAACCAGAGGAACGCTAGGAGAGAGAAAANNNNNNNNNNNNNNNNNNNNTGGATTGTGTCAAGGGTCAAGGAACCAATGACCATAGTGAATGGTCTGGAGTTTACCGTAAAGAGCAGCAGCATTATGATGACGGAGAGTAGTGTGAACAGAGGCAGAGCAATTTGCGACCATGAAGGCACGTGAATCGATTTATTGGCGAGAATACTTTCCAGCATGACAGCGTGGGTTTTTATGCCGGGGAACAAGGGGTCAAATGGTGTTGGATACAGGTCGTTTAAGCCGATAGCTGAAGAGCCGATCAGGATGTATTTGTCTTTGATATCAACAGGGTTGATTTTTTTATTGAGGACATCAACAGCAGAAAGGGTCGGATACAATGAGGGCGGGCCTTGAAAGTTCAGGATGGCGTACCCCGTTTTTGAGATAGGAATATGATGCGGGCCTGCCTCAATATAGGGGCCATTGCGGTTTTGGCCAATTTGGGCTGAAGATTCACCAAGTCCTTTTAACAGTGTTGCCAGGGTCAGGTTTGGATAGATAGAGCTCTGGTATTCGATAAGCAAAGGAAGCTGTCGCAGCATGCCGTCTTTGTCTGTTTGGCAATTAATGAAACCACGAAACAAAATGTTTTCTGAAATTTTTTCGGTATTGCAAAGTCGTCCCCGGGCAGAGTCAAGTGTGAGTTTTTCTGCTCCTGTAATTGAGAAGTCTGTCCCGGAACAACTGCCGGAACTGCCTGTATAGTCAAAATAGAAATAATTGGCGCCTACTGTGCCTGAGTTCTTAATTACTGACCCGAGATAGCCGTCGTTGTCTGTCAGTGAAGAGGGTACTCCCTGGAATGAGATGTCGAGGTTGAAATCATTTTTAAAGGTTTGCTTGATATTGATGAGCGCTGAACTGTCAGGTTCAGGAAAAACAATATCAAGACCGATGGCTTTTGGCTCTAGGGCAGATATTGTTTCAATGAATGCTGCAATTCGGTAGCGGGGCCAGGGCCATTGACCAACAGCTTCAAGGCTTACATCATCAATGTCAATGATGGTAATATTGTCAGAGGCCTTATGTGAGGCTTTTTGTGTTAAAAAAGTGTCTTGAAAAAAATTGTCAATTGAGACGAACGGCCAGGACTGCGTCTGTCCAGCCAGGCCGAGGACAGCAGCCACAAAACAGCCTATGGCAATACTGCTGAATACCTCCTTATGGGAGAGGCGGAGATGAGTTTGGCGGGCTAGCAATGGATCTGCCTTTTTTAACGAATCATTATTTCAACACGCCGATTTTTGGGTTCGGCAACATTATCTTTGGTTGGGATAAGTGGATCCCCTTCGCCGTGGTGGGAGATATAGACCGTTGTCATGTCTGCGCCTTCGTTTTCAAGGAGTGTTTCAACTGCCTTGGCCCGTTGCAGCGAGAGTTTGTTATTGTACTCTTTTGATCCCGTTGAGTCGGTGTGGCCGATAATACTTATTTCAGACGGAACTCTTTTTTTTGCCTCAGCCACAACTAAAGGAATTTGTTCTTTCGATTGTTGGGTTAGCGTGGTGGAGCTGGTAAGAAAATAAAGCGTAAAGCTGATAGGCTTAATGGGTGCTGCTTGAATGACGGTATGAAATTCTGAAAAAACTTTTTCTTTGCTTATGGGTTCTGGAAGAGAAGGCTGGCCGGAGGCGCCA
This portion of the Desulfobulbaceae bacterium genome encodes:
- a CDS encoding OmpA family protein, with the protein product MLRYVSILIICVLITACGSKTTVILLPDEGKESAGAVIVQTDKASQIVDTPYSLTTVSGASGQPSLPEPISKEKVFSEFHTVIQAAPIKPISFTLYFLTSSTTLTQQSKEQIPLVVAEAKKRVPSEISIIGHTDSTGSKEYNNKLSLQRAKAVETLLENEGADMTTVYISHHGEGDPLIPTKDNVAEPKNRRVEIMIR
- a CDS encoding HD domain-containing protein — protein: FLSPSVPLVTKIVLFALFSLLRYATEKRRAYIWFQRLAKAQRLTLESMATVAETRDPETGAHLQRTQHFVKALAEHLRDNNIYTEMLDDMYIKLLVYSAPLHDIGKVGVPDVILTKPGNLTTEEFEQIKKHTLFGEKVLARTARKIEGDNFLELAREIAATHHEKWDRTGYP
- a CDS encoding CHASE2 domain-containing protein, with protein sequence MLARQTHLRLSHKEVFSSIAIGCFVAAVLGLAGQTQSWPFVSIDNFFQDTFLTQKASHKASDNITIIDIDDVSLEAVGQWPWPRYRIAAFIETISALEPKAIGLDIVFPEPDSSALINIKQTFKNDFNLDISFQGVPSSLTDNDGYLGSVIKNSGTVGANYFYFDYTGSSGSCSGTDFSITGAEKLTLDSARGRLCNTEKISENILFRGFINCQTDKDGMLRQLPLLIEYQSSIYPNLTLATLLKGLGESSAQIGQNRNGPYIEAGPHHIPISKTGYAILNFQGPPSLYPTLSAVDVLNKKINPVDIKDKYILIGSSAIGLNDLYPTPFDPLFPGIKTHAVMLESILANKSIHVPSWSQIALPLFTLLSVIIMLLLFTVNSRPFTMVIGSLTLDTI